Proteins found in one Solitalea lacus genomic segment:
- a CDS encoding glutamine synthetase family protein, whose protein sequence is MTKQQILEYVSQHSSGKVKLAVTDIDGVLRGKYVATDKFLSLVEGRLGFCDVTFGWDMNDAAYDNVKFTGWHTGYPDAAVKLDLKTFRKIPWENDVPFFLGDFIDEKDAPSIACPRQLLRKVMEQCEQEGFKPYFSQEFEWFNFEETPSSLHEKGFRNLKSLSPGMFGYSILRSSLKNAFMTDLFELLKCFDVPIEGLHTETGPGVYEAAILYTDILEAADRAALFKTAVKEIGYKHGIIATFIAKLNENLPGCSGHVHQSLWDKESQQNLFYDEHDPQKMSPLFRSYIAGQLYCLPQILPMVAPTINSYKRLVEGAWAPTTVTWSVDNRTVALRALPLNKKSTRLETRVVGSDVNPYLAMAACLASGLYGVRKQLILAQPATIGNGYRDYSNGTMPRSLEEATQQMKQSTLAKELFGEAFVEHFTSTREWECRQFAKAVTDWELKRYLEII, encoded by the coding sequence ATGACAAAACAGCAAATACTGGAATACGTTAGCCAACATTCGTCAGGAAAAGTAAAATTAGCAGTTACCGATATAGATGGAGTTTTAAGAGGGAAATACGTTGCTACGGATAAATTTTTATCATTGGTAGAAGGTCGTCTGGGTTTTTGTGATGTTACTTTTGGCTGGGATATGAATGATGCAGCCTATGACAATGTAAAGTTTACAGGCTGGCACACAGGCTATCCGGATGCAGCCGTAAAACTCGACCTTAAAACCTTTAGAAAGATCCCCTGGGAAAATGATGTGCCTTTTTTTTTGGGTGATTTTATCGATGAAAAGGATGCCCCCTCTATTGCGTGCCCTCGGCAATTATTACGAAAAGTGATGGAGCAATGTGAACAGGAAGGGTTTAAACCCTACTTTTCTCAGGAATTTGAGTGGTTCAATTTTGAGGAAACTCCGTCAAGTTTGCATGAGAAAGGCTTCAGAAATCTTAAATCACTTAGTCCTGGGATGTTTGGTTATTCGATTCTTCGAAGCTCATTGAAGAATGCATTTATGACCGACTTGTTTGAACTGCTAAAATGCTTTGATGTGCCTATTGAGGGTCTGCATACCGAAACAGGACCTGGAGTGTATGAAGCAGCTATTCTGTACACCGATATTTTAGAGGCTGCAGACCGGGCTGCATTATTTAAAACGGCAGTTAAGGAAATTGGGTATAAGCATGGGATCATCGCCACTTTCATTGCCAAATTGAATGAAAATTTGCCTGGTTGTAGTGGTCATGTTCATCAGAGTTTATGGGACAAAGAGTCACAACAGAATCTTTTTTATGATGAACATGATCCGCAGAAAATGAGCCCTCTATTTAGAAGCTATATTGCCGGACAACTATACTGTCTACCCCAGATTTTACCTATGGTAGCACCCACTATAAATAGTTATAAACGTTTGGTGGAGGGAGCCTGGGCTCCAACCACGGTAACCTGGTCGGTTGATAATCGTACGGTAGCCCTGCGGGCTCTTCCTCTTAATAAAAAATCTACTCGTCTTGAAACGCGAGTAGTAGGTTCAGATGTGAACCCTTATTTGGCGATGGCTGCATGTCTGGCCTCAGGTCTATATGGTGTAAGAAAGCAACTTATACTTGCTCAGCCTGCCACAATTGGTAATGGTTACCGTGATTACTCTAATGGAACAATGCCTCGAAGTTTAGAAGAGGCTACTCAACAAATGAAACAATCAACGCTTGCCAAAGAATTGTTTGGCGAGGCATTTGTTGAGCATTTTACATCAACAAGGGAGTGGGAGTGCCGCCAATTTGCAAAAGCAGTGACTGATTGGGAGCTCAAGAGGTATTTGGAGATTATATAA